One Aphidius gifuensis isolate YNYX2018 linkage group LG5, ASM1490517v1, whole genome shotgun sequence genomic region harbors:
- the LOC122858105 gene encoding CWF19-like protein 1, which produces MAEKQKILISGDAEGRFNLLFSKVTTINKKNGPFDFLLCVGNFFGVNNSELLPYKNGTKKIPVPTFIIGPNRDSDIESYPEEDGCEICQNLTYLGKRGLYNAESGLKLAYLSGLEKDDKSNQSSTTTITENDVISVRNSCLKGQPCFRGIDILMTSQWPLDITKFDGSNRVPDNISNGSKLIAWLAAQTKPRYHVCALEGIHYERPPYRNQSSNDDNIEIATRFVALARVGNKEKHKWLYALNLTPVDRTRLTELAIKTTDETSSPYPASTLASHPSATTTTTNKKDDVQFFYDMETQDDKKKRYNNQTGNDNKKRKVDFDQGKCWFCLSSPKVSKHLVISVGNESYLALAKGGLVDDHFLILPISHHQSFSIVPESILNEMELYKKSIKRYFSGTNRVPVFFERNFKSSHCQLQAVPVPKNSIPIIKEMFQEMAQENNIELNDLPRHSQLQQIAPPGTTYFYVELPDGDKLYCRIKKDFPLQFGREVLASDPILNLNERIDWKDCQISEQEETKLAQNIKIKFKPYDIET; this is translated from the exons atggctgaaaaacaaaaaatattaattagtgGTGATGCTGAGGGAAGATTTAATCTTCTATTTTCAAAAGTCAccacaattaataaaaaaaatggaccatttgattttttactttgtgttggtaatttttttggagtaaataattcTGAATTATTGCCATATAAAaatggaacaaaaaaaataccagtACCAACATTTATAATTGGACCAAATAGAGATTCTGATATTGAATCTTATCCAGAAGAAGATGGTTGTgaaatttgtcaaaatttaacatatcTTGGTAAACGTGGTCTTTATAATGCTGAGTCTGGTTTAAAATTGGCATATTTAAGTGGATTGGAAAAAGATGATAAATCAAATCAATCAAgcacaacaacaataacagaAAATGATGTTATATCAGTAAGAAATTCTTGTTTAAAAGGTCAACCATGTTTTAGAGGTATTGATATTCTCATGACATCACAATGGCCACTTGATATAACAAAATTTGATGGCAGCAATAGAGTTCCtgataatatatcaaatggttcaaaattaattgcttGGCTTGCAGCTCAAACAAAGCCTAGATATCATGTTTGTGCATTGGAAGGAATTCATTATGAACGTCCACCATACAG AAATCAAAGTTCAAATGATGACAATATTGAAATTGCAACGAGATTTGTAGCATTAGCTAGAGTtggaaataaagaaaaacacaaATGGTTGTATGCTTTGAATTTAACACCAGTTGATCGTACACGTCTTACTGAATTGGCAATTAAAACAACTGATGAAACATCAAGTCCATATCCAGCTTCTACTCTAGCTTCTCATccatcagcaacaacaacaacaacaaataaaaaagatgatgtacaatttttttatgacatgGAAAcacaagatgataaaaaaaaaagatacaataATCAAActggtaatgataataaaaaaagaaaagttgaTTTTGATCAGGGTAAATGTTGGTTTTGTTTATCAAGTCCAAAAGTATCAAAACATCTTGTTATATCTGTTGGTAATGAATCATATTTAGCACTAGCTAAAGGTGGTCTTGTTgatgatcattttttaatattaccaaTAAGTCATCATCAAAGTTTTTCAATTGTACCAGAAAGTATTCTCAATGAAATGgaactttataaaaaatcaataaaacgtTATTTTTCTGGTACAAATAGAGTGCCAGTATTTtttgaaagaaattttaaaagttcacATTGTCAATTACAAGCTGTTCCAGTaccaaaaaattcaattccaATAATCAAAgaaatgtttcaa gAAATGgcacaagaaaataatattgaactAAATGATTTACCAAGACATTCACAGTTGCAACAAATAGCACCACCTGGTACAACATATTTTTACGTTGAATTACCAGACggtgataaattatattgtcgaattaaaaaagattttcCACTTCAATTTGGCAGAGAGGTATTAGCAAGTGatccaatattaaatttaaatgaaagaaTTGATTGGAAAGATTGTCAAATAAGTGAACAAGAAGAAACTAAATTAgctcaaaatattaaaattaaatttaagccATATGATATTGAAACATaa
- the LOC122858163 gene encoding probable methylthioribulose-1-phosphate dehydratase isoform X2, translating to MGDCDEIYIAPSGVQKERIKPEDMFVQDIDGNDISSPPPDKKFKKSQCTPLFMCAYNARNAGAVIHTHSKFAVMVTLLWPGNEFKVTHLEMIKGIRNQQLNRSYRFDEELIVPIIENTPFEEDLKDRMADVIKKYPQTCAILVRRHGVYVWGDNWQQAKTMTECYDYLFDIAVQMKKCGIEPNLKPEEYELKHQKENLQ from the exons ATGGGTGACTG tgatgaaatttatatagcaCCATCAGGTGTACAAAAAGAAAGAATTAAACCAGAAGATATGTTTGTACAAGATATTGATGGCAATGATatatcatcaccaccaccagataaaaaatttaaaaaatcacaatgTACACCATTATTTATGTGTGCATATAATGCTAGAAATGCTGGTGCTGTTATACATACTCATTCGAAATTTGCTGTTATGGTTACATTACTATGGCCAGGTAATGAATTTAAAGTAACACATTTAGAAATGATAAAAGGAATAAGAAATCAGCAGTTAAATAGATCATACAGATTTGATGAAGAATTAATTGTtccaattattgaaaatacacCATTTGAAGAAGATTTAAAAGATAGAATGGctgatgttattaaaaaatatccacaAACTTGTGCAATTTTAGTAAGAAGACATGGTGTTTATGTCTGGGGTGATAATTGGCAACAGGCTAAAACAAT GACCGAGTGTTATGATTATCTTTTTGATATTGCTGTACAGATGAAAAAATGTGGTATTGAACCAAATTTAAAACCTGAAGAATATGAGTTGAAgcatcaaaaagaaaatttacaatga
- the LOC122858163 gene encoding probable methylthioribulose-1-phosphate dehydratase isoform X1: protein MNFYDDKYSMEHPRNLIPELCRQFYHLGWVTGTGGGISIKHGDEIYIAPSGVQKERIKPEDMFVQDIDGNDISSPPPDKKFKKSQCTPLFMCAYNARNAGAVIHTHSKFAVMVTLLWPGNEFKVTHLEMIKGIRNQQLNRSYRFDEELIVPIIENTPFEEDLKDRMADVIKKYPQTCAILVRRHGVYVWGDNWQQAKTMTECYDYLFDIAVQMKKCGIEPNLKPEEYELKHQKENLQ from the exons atgaatttttatgatgataaatattcaatg gaaCATCCACGTAATTTAATTCCCGAGCTTTGTCgtcaattttatcatcttgGATGGGTGACTGGTACTGGTGGTGGAATATCAATAAAACATgg tgatgaaatttatatagcaCCATCAGGTGTACAAAAAGAAAGAATTAAACCAGAAGATATGTTTGTACAAGATATTGATGGCAATGATatatcatcaccaccaccagataaaaaatttaaaaaatcacaatgTACACCATTATTTATGTGTGCATATAATGCTAGAAATGCTGGTGCTGTTATACATACTCATTCGAAATTTGCTGTTATGGTTACATTACTATGGCCAGGTAATGAATTTAAAGTAACACATTTAGAAATGATAAAAGGAATAAGAAATCAGCAGTTAAATAGATCATACAGATTTGATGAAGAATTAATTGTtccaattattgaaaatacacCATTTGAAGAAGATTTAAAAGATAGAATGGctgatgttattaaaaaatatccacaAACTTGTGCAATTTTAGTAAGAAGACATGGTGTTTATGTCTGGGGTGATAATTGGCAACAGGCTAAAACAAT GACCGAGTGTTATGATTATCTTTTTGATATTGCTGTACAGATGAAAAAATGTGGTATTGAACCAAATTTAAAACCTGAAGAATATGAGTTGAAgcatcaaaaagaaaatttacaatga
- the LOC122858079 gene encoding oxysterol-binding protein-related protein 9 translates to MEGTLSKWTNVVKGWQYRWFVLDDNAGLLSYYTSKEKMMRGARRGCVRLKGAVIGIDGEDDSTFTITSSSIDDPKVFHFQTRNCDEREIWVRALEDTISRHSHARWDPKKRPPKKDFDKKVAEADAYLQLLIDQIKLIEQKQANLNDEKDEKKQKYINILNQANAVLNSVKHTIVQLQIAKNTAIPVNGIYRGPTETSINTSSNQSLSSLATVKLQESTVQSDIEVGSECLEPRVLTLPKDLPVPEFSYSSSDDDDDFYDAADDIYTSPLVSQNHTSIDREIKKNQNNHKNESSVDIDNRDNSRIQTKAPIKIDGSLDYDALYEEESEPEMDSMESHGSVVTHLISQVKIGMDLTKVALPTHILERRSLLEMYADYFAHPKHFVSIADMKTPKERMIQVMKWYLCSFHAGRKSSVAKKPYNPILGEIFRCHWELNGTTNTDSPAKTTTTIGKNGPVPWCRDNQLSFIAEQVSHHPPVSAFYAEHCSKKISFNAHIWTKSKFLGLSIGVHNIGKGWVNVLEYGEEYVLTFPNGYCRSILTVPWIELGGTGTITCAQTGYQATVEFLTKPFYGGKKNRINCQINQPGDKKPFLIITGEWSGIMEAKYNDGRTELFADVTQMPADRKLVKPVCEQEEFESRKVWRDVTVGLKINDMEKATEAKCLIEQKQRDEARLLKENNQQWQTKFFKETKDASWVYTSPLAERLRSTSNLEN, encoded by the exons atggAAGGAACATTAAGTAAATGGACAAATGTTGTTAAAGGATGGCAATATCGTTGGTTTGTTCTTGATGATAATGCAGGATTACTTTCCTATTACACg agtaaagaaaaaatgatgagagGTGCACGTCGAGGTTGTGTTAGATTAAAAGGTGCTGTTATTGGTATTGATGGTGAGGATGATAGTACATTTAcaataacatcatcatcaattgatgatccaaaagtatttcattttcaaacaAGAAATTGTGATGAACGTGAAATATGGGTTCGTGCACTTGAAGATACTATTTCTCGTCATTCTCATGcg CGTTGGGATCCAAAAAAACGACCACCAAAAAaagattttgataaaaaagttgCTGAAGCTGATGCATATTTACAACTTTTAAttgatcaaattaaattaattgaacaaaaacaagctaatttaaatgatgagAAAGatgaaaagaaacaaaaatatataaatatattaaatcaagCAAATGCAGTTTTAAATTCTGTTAAACATACAATTGTTCAATTACAAATAGCTAAA aatacTGCTATACCTGTTAATGGAATTTATCGAGGTCCAACTGAAACTTCAATAAATACTAGTAGCAATCAATCACTCTCATCACttg ctACTGTTAAACTTCAAGAATCAACAGTACAAAGTGATATTGAAGTTGGATCTGAATGTCTTGAACCACGAGTACTAACTCTACCCAAAGATTTACCAGTACCtgaattttcatattcatcatcagatgatgatgatgatttttatgatGCTGCTGatgatatatatacatcaCCTTTAGTTTCTCAAAATCATACATCAAT TGATCGTGAAATCAAGAAGAATCAAAACAATCATAAAAATGAATCATCTGTTGACATTGATAACAGAGATAATTCTAGAATTCAAACAAAAGCaccaattaaaattgatggaTCACTTGATTACGATG CATTATACGAGGAAGAAAGTGAGCCAGAaa tgGATTCAATGGAAAGTCATGGTTCAGTTGTAACACATTTAATATCACAAGTTAAAATTGGAATGGATTTAACAAAAGTTGCATTACCAACTCATATACTTGAAAGACGTTCATTACTAGAAATGTATGCTGATTATTTTGCACATCCAAAACACTTTGTTAGTATTGCTGATATGAAAACACCAAAAGAACGTATGATACAAGTTATGAAATGGTATTTATGTAGTTTTCATGCTGGTAGAAAATCAAGTGTTGCTAAAAAACCATATAATCCAATACTGGGTGAAATATTTCGTTGTCATTGGGAATTAAATGGTACAACAAATACAGATTCACCagcaaaaacaacaacaacaattggtAAAAATGGACCAGTACCATGGTGTCGTGATAATCAACTTTCATTTATTGCTGAACAAGTATCACATCATCCACCTGTTAGTGCATTTTATGCTGAGCAttgttctaaaaaaataagttttaatGCTCATATTTGgacaaaaagtaaatttctTGGACTAAGTATTGGTGTACATAATATTGGTAAAGGATGGGTTAATGTATTGGAATATGGTGAAGAATATGTATTAACATTTCCAAATGGTTATTGTAGATCAATATTAACTGTTCCATGGATTGAACTTGGTGGTACTGGTACAATAACATGTGCACAAACTGGCTATCAAGCaactgttgaatttttaacaaaaccaTTTTatggtggtaaaaaaaatcgtaTTAATTGTCAAATTAATCAACCAGGTGATAAAAaaccatttttaataataactggTGAATGGAGTGGTATTATGGAAGCTAAATATAATGATGGTAGAACTGAATTATTTGCTGATGTAACACAAATGCCAGCTGATAGAAAACTTGTTAAACCAGTATGTGAACAAGAAGAATTTGAATCAAGAAAAGTATGGCGTGATGTTACTGttggtttaaaaattaatgatatggAAAAAGCAACTGAAGCCAAGTGTCTTATTGAACAAAAACAACGTGATGAAGCTAGactattaaaagaaaataatcaacaatggcaaacaaaa ttCTTTAAAGAAACCAAAGATGCAAGTTGGGTGTACACATCACCACTGGCTGAAAGATTACGATCAACTTctaatttagaaaattga
- the LOC122858137 gene encoding uncharacterized protein LOC122858137 has product MEHMTIELRQRIQSCNVFILLDKSSDNQHIQLRLRNTSILVNISNLKFNIDLPNITIIPETLSSLNVAGTWITFRVQTKPSDSTFGTLKTEFLTIDSNDNKTILKYNKPLKCTKIIIACQCCKNVLTKSDIEFKRILPLPSDDCDPCEWFCGCNHSHNNDDKIDLSNVKMLLAPREHDYLYGSHYCLLSNKIFLDKMKYNEQDVVCNRCLSVLGVQSPDIPNSIKFWNHSLEYLSSTDNDYNIKTTPIDDFKSALISCINNEYKQIIFIANEHNNKSILFVKLLEKNLTILIEESTRNILKNIQAIKIMYKHDNIEMKNIDNKNSNDIITCKISLKSFNAAIEHLISTSCRIPPIYRLLDDYHIGYVI; this is encoded by the coding sequence ATGGAGCACATGACAATTGAATTAAGACAACGTATACAATCGTGCAATGTCTTTATattacttgataaatcatcTGATAATCAACACATTCAATTACGTCTTAGAAACACATcaattttagtaaatatatcaaatttaaaatttaatattgatttaccaaatataacaattattccagaaacattatcatcattaaatgtTGCTGGTACATGGATTACATTTAGAGTACAAACAAAACCATCAGATTCAACATTTGGTACATTAAAAActgaatttttaacaattgatagtaatgataataaaacaatattaaaatataataaaccattgaaatgtacaaaaattatcatagcTTGTCAATGttgtaaaaatgtattaaCAAAATctgatattgaatttaaaagaattcTTCCATTGCCAAGTGATGACTGTGATCCATGTGAATGGTTTTGTGGCTGTAATCACAGTCATAATAATGATGACAAAATTGATTTAAGTAATGTTAAAATGTTACTAGCACCACGTGAACATGATTATCTTTATGGTTcacattattgtttattatcaaataaaatatttctagataaaatgaaatacaatGAACAAGATGTTGTTTGTAATAGATGTTTATCTGTACTTGGTGTTCAAAGTCCAGATATTccaaattcaattaaattctgGAATCATTCATTagaatatttatcatcaacagacaatgattataatataaaaacaactccaattgatgattttaaatcaGCACTAATATCatgtattaataatgaatataaacaaataatatttattgcaaatgaacataataataaatcaatattatttgttaaattattagaaaaaaatcttacaattttaattgaagaaTCAACAAGAAATATactcaaaaatatacaagctattaaaattatgtataaacatgataatattgaaatgaaaaatattgataataaaaattctaatgatATAATAACATgtaaaattagtttaaaatcttttaatgCTGCAATTGAACATCTTATTTCAACATCTTGTAGAATACCACCAATTTATAGATTACTTGATGATTATCATATTGGCTATGTCATTTAA